Sequence from the Pelodiscus sinensis isolate JC-2024 chromosome 30, ASM4963464v1, whole genome shotgun sequence genome:
ggggtaggtgggattgggtgctaggacccccccccccgccccccacctgtgtataggcccggggccatctggggcacggatattgctggggtgtcggaggggttttcctcgtgaggcttcaggcaggcagctgaagcgctctgtggactggtttgtggcctgtttggagaggtcaccagtctgggggctgtaaggagccctggatttgagcaattcgccctgagcggacaccctcagctgtgcccagacacggcccagtccgtcacaggcagttatagggcagggtgagtggggcggctgccccaggccccgcgcttcaataggccccgtgaCAGCGCCGGTGTTTTTAGATGACATCACATCTCTCACCCACTTCCCTGGGGAGCCAGCCTCCTGCCACCTTTGTGCTAGGCTAAGAGCGAAGCTGAAGTGCAGACACAGCCGGGGGCAGCcgcctctttctctctcacagccTCAGGCTCCCTCCCAGGTTGCCAGTTCAACTCGCAGGAGAGCGCGAGGGGAGCCAGGAATCTCCTGTGGAGCGGAGAGAACACATCGCCGGCCTGTGTGCGGCTCGTCACAGCTaccccggggcagaggctgctgggatCTAGAACCAcatccccccgacacacacacacgatcAGGCCACCTGAAGGCACCCGAATGCAGGGATCACCCCTCCCCAGTTCGCTCTGTCgccccaccactgccctgtgCGCCGCACCTTTCGGAGAGTGGCAGCGCTGGAGGGGGTGTTGCGATGCAGCTCATCACCGTGGCCGGGAGGGCGGGGGCCAAGGAGCAGCAACGCGCCTATTTTTAAGCAGCCGAAAGCTCCCCCAAGCGCCCATCCCCGCGGTTTTGGGTGACCCGGGTTATAAACACGAGACActgcggaggggggagggagcccccggTGCCCAGAGCGGAGCCcgaggacatggggggggggggggagcagcggccAGTGGCACTTACTGCAGCATCTGTGCTCAGCCCTCACAGCCCCAGCAGCCGGCAGCCAAGCGGCTGCAGCCACGCGGCGCTGCCAtagcctggccagggctgagtGTGGAGCGAGCCCCCTTGTGGcggccccttcccctctgctccgCCGGGCAAACGTCTCCCAACTTCACTTCTCCCGGCCCTATTTTGCCCCCAAAAGGCGGGCGGGCGGGATCCCTCCGCCGCACTCTAACCTCGCCGGGCTAATGGGCAACCTGGAGAGAGGCCtgtcctggggcaggctgctgagaGCCCCTGGCAGGTTAGCTTTGCTCTAGCAAGGGTTTCCTTCCCGGCTCCGGGGGGGATGCTTGTCCAAGCCCGCCTAGGATCACAAGCTATGAGGGTCAAAACGGCAGCCTGGCTACTCTGCTTCAGCCAAAATTACAATACAATTAAATGAACATTTGTAATTATTCATGCAGAATTGTGTTTAACAATGAATTACAatagaatttaaataaaaaatatccgactaaattaagtttctatcaaatttatccAAGTCACATTTAGTATGAAAATTGCCTTCAATCTGCGCATTTGatgcttttttctattttttctccaaaggaggccccgcaaaattgtgctgccctgggccccgcaaaactcgcATCCGCCcctgatattaggaaaaactctttcccgaggagggtgggaaagcactgggctgggttccctagggagggggtggaatctccatccctagaggattttaagtcccagcttgacaaagccctggctgggatgattgagtcggggttggtcctgccttgggcagggggctggactcggtgacttcTGAGGGCTCTTCCCACCCTAGGATTCCAGGATTCCGTGAATCGTTATGGGTAGGTACGAGCCTTTGCAGGAGCAAGCTTAACTCAGGATCAGAAGATATTCCCCGGCCTGTGTGCTGGGTGGGAATGCACCAGGAGTCATGACAGTCACAGTGGTGGTGATGAAAACGAGGATGATGATGGGGCAGATGTCACCAGTCTCCCAGAAGGACATGGGAGTGTGAGTTAGTTTAGACCTAGAACTAAATACTTTGGAGTGTCTTCCTCTCTCTTCTGTTGCATGTCAGTGTTTGTGGGATTATTTACCGGCTTCATAGACTTGTTAATAAAGGGACTTCTGCAAATGATATTTTGTTTCTCGTGTGTTATTAGAGTCTTTCATTCTAATGATACCTGTGATATGCCTGATTCTGTAGCCCTCAGACTGAAAGTTTCTCCCAATTTTGTATCAACCTTTCATGGGATTTAAGCACCTAACTCCATTTGAGAAGGTTGAAATCAAACCACTGTTGGAAACGAAGAATGCCTGGGGCCTTTTAAAGGGAAAAGTGACATTTTCCATCGAAACTTACAGatgaaaaattaattttcaacattttttttctccacagaagTAATTTTTGTGTAACCGCCACCAAACCCACTGAAGCTGACAAATCCTGGTTCTAGGTGGCACATTTTTGAGCTTTGGCAGTTCATTGAAAAATCAACCATTGCTTCCTCAAAATGCTGGCgactgattttgtttgtttgtttctttctttctttcttttagtcaAACAAAAGGAGTCCTCATTGACTATCCACTGTTTATTTCCACCCATTTTTCTTAGTCCTTCTAGTCAAATAACCTCTGCTCAATACACAACTTACTATCAAACCTTATACACTTTATCggggcggactggcaatcaaaataggcccaggaaatgagAACAGCCCTCCCTGTGATGTCACCCCTGCGTgccgctcccccttcccctgtgtccagggccagctctagggctgtgtctacacttgtggcttcttgagccagaacggctgttcttgcgcaataatccgccgtgcatccacactgcccagccGCTCCTGCGCGAGGAGATGTACAGTGCGGCGTGGTAAGAGacggcgtcttgcgcaagagctacgctcttttcttacaagtgccAGCTCTCTTGCAAGAGCTCTTGCCAAGCTTTCTTACAGCttccacttgtaagaaaagagcgtaggtagctcttgcgcaagaagcacaagtgtggacgctctcttgcacaaggaagctATTTTAGCTGTAGagttttattgcgcaagaagccctgccGTGCATCCatcactgccatggacgctcttgcgcaaaagcacatctcatgcatggcagtgtggacgtgttcttgcgcaggaCTCCTTGCACTTTATTCATGTCCTTCCCAgcgccccggggccaggccaggctcGGGGCGGCCTCCATGGGGCTCCCCACCTGCAGGCCGGCCCTAGAAAtgtgctggccctgctcccaggagcgGCAGCCCTTCAGACGATGGTCCAccaggaaattcctggtatcccgccGGGCCAATCCATCCCTGCACTTTATTCATGTCCTTCCACAGAGCAGTTTCCTTCCTACCACTTTCTTCAGGGCAGACTTCACCTCCTGGTTCCTCAGGGTGTAGACCAGGGGGTTGAGGACCGGGGTGACAGTGCTGTACAGCAGGGTGGCGATCATGTCCGGCTGCGGGGAGTCACCCAGCGAGGGCACTATGAAGTTGAAGGTGACTGGCACGTAGAGTAAAGTCACCAccgtgaggtgggaggagcaggtggagaaggcctttTGCCTGCTCTCCCGCGACTGCACCTTCAGGAGCAGGAAGGAGATGATGTAGAGGTAGGAGAGCAGCGTGAGGCTGAAGGCGATGACGACAATGCTGCCGGTGACGATGTTGAGTATCGTCAGGTTGAGGTAGATGCTGCCGCaggccaggctcagcaggggtttgatgtcacagaagaagtggtggacatggttgGGGCCACAGAAACGCAGCCGGGAGGTCATGACCGTGTGCATCAGGGCATGCAGGAAACCGCTGGACCAGGTGGCCACGGCCAGGAGCAGACAGGCCCGTGGGCTCATGACCAGCGTGTAGCGCAGTGGGTTgcagatggccacatagcggTCATAGGCCATGACGGCCAGCAGAATGGACTCACAGCTACCCAGGAAGTGGAAGAAgtggagctgggccaggcagccggTGAAGGAGATGGCCTGGCGCCCGGAGAGGAAGCCAGCCAGCATCTTGGGCACGGTGACAGTGGAGAAGAAGATGTCCAGGCAGGAGAGgttgcccaggaagaagtacatgggggtgtggagccgGGGCTCAGCCAGCACCACGGCCAGGATGGCCCCATTCCCCATCACGTTGCCCATGtagagcagcaggaagagggcaaagaaatagcactgcagtgccGGCGCATCGGTGAGGCCCAACAAAACAAACTCACTCACATCTGtctggttccccatccctgtcggGGGAAAGGACAAAGCAGGGGGAAGTGAAAGCAACTTAAGGTCCCACTATGTCCGTGCTGCTGGTCCCATTCCACATGCGATGCCGGGGGTTGGGATTGGATATTCCGGATGGCGGGTTTTCATTCTGCAGCCTTCGGTACTTGCTGTACCCAGGTATCACCCTGcagtgaaaagggaaaaaataatgaCTGAATTTTACTTTTCTGTATGGCGCTTAGTTAGATAGAAAGATAGATAGATGAGGTGTATGGGGCTAGATAGCTAGATAGCTAGTGTAttgaatagagagagagagagagagagggaaaaggtagaTGAATAGATAGATCTCTCAACAAATAAATACTCTACTTTGCTGATATTGTGGCAAAAGCCACTTGCAGAGCAGGGATGCCAGCAAAGCACAACCCCCTGTGTCTTACAGCTTTTGCAGAAGGGGGTCTTGAAAGAGACTAAACATTTCAGAGCAGTGAGTTTGAAAGTCTTGTGGTTCTCTCTTTATTTGTCCCATTTTCCATGAAAAATTCAAATAGTTTCACTGAGCTGCCATGCAAAAAACTATACTGTGCAGAATGTGCTGCCCATTGAGTTCCATTGCCGCGTTGGTGAGATTTTCAGGGGAAAATgttgaccccacccccacccccggtgtAGTTATTGATGGATTTCGGttacctgcccctctcccagggatgAACAGGAGGGGCACGTGGGGAAGTGTGGACACAAGCAGAGTAGGACTGGAGCTCGCTGTGGGAGTTATCGTCCCGGTCCAGGAGCGCCCCTGTATTCTTCCCTGGCAGGCCATCAGGAGCCTCTTTCTGGGCGCCTGCTTCGCGTCCGTCCCCTTCCGTGGCTAGAGAACACACCTGCTGCACTCCTCTGTCCAGGCTGCACAGGCCCAGTGAGCCAGACTCCCTCAGCCTGCCCGTGTCGGGGCTCCGTTGTCCCTTGGAAGGCTTTGAGCAGAGACGTTACCACACAGTGCTTTATAAGCAGGCACATTTATTGCCAggtgaaagcactgcagggaAAACATCTTACACACAATAAGTAAAGCTACAGGCATGCAAAAAAAAATTGCTGCTGTTGCCCCAAATCCAGCCCCAGACTCTGGTAGGTGTCTGTCCTTCCAGCATGCAGCTGGGTTTCCGCTGTGGTCACACCTGCAGAACTGTCTCTGAGAACCAGAACACCGATGGATAGTTCAGTCTTTCCATTGGACAGCTTGGACTTCCGAGCGTAGCTTCATGTAGCATGTGATCAACAGCCAACTGCCCCAAACGCAGGGAATAGCTGTCAAAGGCTGGATTTTTGCATAATCAGAGGCAGAAAATTTGCATTCACCTCTCCCTACATATTCCCCACTTAATGCTTTTTATCCCAGAAGTGTGTTCTTCTCTGGGACATCCTGCAGTGTAGTCTGACATCCCATACCCGTCACATCTCTGCTGCGGAGTCGATACTTATAATCCTGGCCCACATCAACTAGTCATTTAATACAATGGACCCCTCAAATTCTTCAGCTGAGTCCAGGCAGGTATCTGAATGCACTACACAGACAGGAGGTTATGTGCTTGGAACTCTCTAGGATATTAACAGGGTGTAGGGTTGAATAAGCAAATAACAGCACAATAGCGTATTTCCCATTGTGTCTACTATGATTTGTAGTGTGCTGACAATTAGAGGTGCTAACTTAGTTTATAGCCCTGCTTACACTGTAGAGACACACATCGGAGGCAGCCTTGCCCCACTCCAGTGCATTCAAAATCTACATGACAAAGAGAGACAAAGGGTGTGTGGGGAAGCAAAGAGAGAAAACCACATACACAAGGTCACACTACAGAGGAGTGATCATTGGAGTCCTACTCTGGTGCCATCAGACCAAGATGAATATTGTAAACTGAAATGTTACATGTTCTGCCCCACCCATAAGTTAGGCAGGACTCTTTTGGTGGGATTCTTTGGCATAAGTCATACGTGCACTCGGAAGGTTTTCTCAGTAAATGTTGGCGAACAGAGTATTCAATGAACACACACAAACTGATGGAAAAGTATTTCCACTGACAATCGCAATTTAAACATAGGCAAAGTTAGAAAAATGCAGCTTGAGAATTTCTTAGAGACCCACCTCAAGGGGCATAAAATGTGTTGGAATAAATGCTGCCTAATTATGGTTCAAGTATTAGTCTTTTACTGGAAGTGTCAATTTCACCACAGAACACGCAAACCAATAGGGAAAAATTGCTATTGATAATAGAAATGTACAGATAGGCAAAGCAAAAAAAGTACTCCTTGAGAACTCAACGTTTGATGTAAGGTTAGTTACTTTGTATAATTTGGTGGGTGATGCCAGTGCCGGATTAAGACACGCTGATGCCTTAAGCTGTGTCAAGTTGAAGAGGCCCCACAGCATTAGCAAAAAATGAAATTTAGGAAATGtttttgtatttagaggcccctcataatctgaggcaCTAAACTTTGACCCACCTTCCTGCAAGTATGAAAACTGAAATGGTGCCGTTTTAGAGAGGTTGCCATGTTAGTCAGTTTCAGTAAAAACCTTCAAggccaacagatttatttgggcacaagctttcgtgggctggatgcatctgacgaagcgggcACCAGCCCACgagagcttatgcccaaatacgtttgtaaatcttcaaggtgccccAGGACCTTTCCTTGTTTTTAAACGTATAAAACGTTTGCAAACAATCATTAATATTATCCATCGAAACCCAAACCTGAATTCTGCCAACCCTCACTACTCcggatgtcagactagatgacacTAATCATCCTGAATGGCCTTGAAATTCGCGAATCTGGTAAACCTATCACCAATGCGGTGCTTTCAAAGGCCTAGTCTAGAGGCCTACCTTACTTGTCAGGGTAATGTACGTCTTTCCAGAGCATTGGCTGTTAGGGCTTCTTGCCTTAGCAGAATTTGAAGCTTTTCAAAAGGAGCCTGCGGCAGTTTGAAAATCCTCCCCTTGCTGACTCTTGAAACAGGTCAGCCGTGGGCCGGGCTGGTCTTCATTGTCACAGGAACCACAACAATGACTGGAGCCAGTGGGCACTGAGGAGAAATAGCAGGACCCTCTGTTCAGAACAAAAGAGAGACACAAGCTCCTATGGACTTGAACTTCTGGACACCTGGGCTCAACCTGTGAAACAAATGAACCTTTTTATCACATTCACACCCTGAATTGTGGGTGGAAAATAATCTCCATTCTCTAGATGGCTCCTCTGAGGCAGAACTGCTGGCCCGCAGGAGAATACTGGCCTGAGCAAAACAAGCCACGGGCTCTCCGCAGGGAATAAAGTCGAGCTTTACTGTGTGGGCGGGAGCGTCtgagaaaataaataaacaaagccGGGGGCCTAGGGAGTTAGACACTCGACTCCCAAGGAATGAATTTCAATATCCCAggctaaataaataaaactctgATCGGCAAATATTCCAGATTTTActcatgtatttattttaatggaTTGAAAACCGCTGAGTTTGTTCCATCGTGATGCTGCATTTGATTCCTTGTGATTAATTGTTCCACTAGACCATGAGGGTTAGAAACTATTT
This genomic interval carries:
- the LOC102461603 gene encoding olfactory receptor 12D1-like, with the protein product MGNQTDVSEFVLLGLTDAPALQCYFFALFLLLYMGNVMGNGAILAVVLAEPRLHTPMYFFLGNLSCLDIFFSTVTVPKMLAGFLSGRQAISFTGCLAQLHFFHFLGSCESILLAVMAYDRYVAICNPLRYTLVMSPRACLLLAVATWSSGFLHALMHTVMTSRLRFCGPNHVHHFFCDIKPLLSLACGSIYLNLTILNIVTGSIVVIAFSLTLLSYLYIISFLLLKVQSRESRQKAFSTCSSHLTVVTLLYVPVTFNFIVPSLGDSPQPDMIATLLYSTVTPVLNPLVYTLRNQEVKSALKKVVGRKLLCGRT